TACTaaagattttgatttttaaacatttagGATAACCTTTACGGCAAACATAACCTACGCCTACGAATCAATAGAGAACAACTGAAATTTACAATATTCTAGCTAAATAATACTGTAAGTCAAACAGTCACTATATCTATAATGCGTTGCCTATAATACAAATCCTGGTATTCAAAAGAAATCTTGAGATGCCCCTTCTTATTTATTTTGGGTTCCGGCAGACGGCTGAAATAAACAAAATCAGAATTTGGACGATAGTCGATGTTTAGACCTCGATTCTCGATTTATGAGCACAGAATATCGAATCGAATATCAAGCCGAAATCTCGCTTCACCAGGTGATTTCAAGGTCAAATGTTCAATACTAGATGTAAACAAAACTATAACCtataaataattttgttgaaattaattggaaattgtGAAAACGTAAAGACATTttagatttgaaatttttccatGCGGACAAATTCATCATCTTCAACAAATTGACGTCTTCATTGCTAATTTGAAATCATGTTGTTGAGTACCATTCTTAAATTCAGATTTCAAATACCAGTAATTAATAGGAGCAGGCAAAATATTGTaaggaatgtttttttttcttttatacagaaaaaatcaattgcACTCTTATGTTATGGTTTGAGTTAACTAAACTAAAGGTTTTAAGCATAGCTTTTTTAACACTCAATAAATGTTGCGTTTCATAATAAAAGATAGGCCTAGTTTCAATTAGTAGGCTAGTAGAGCTAGAAACAGCAATAAGCCCAGTGGCCATAAAAGATCctttaaatatgtttttttcaaGCTAGCCAAAGGTTTGTAGGTTCTCAGCCACCAGTTTGTAGTCAGAGAAAAACCAATGGTCGTTTTACATTTAACAATTTCTTGCAGACACTACACGACACAATAgtaagctctccgattggctgaatGGGTTAGTCTGTAGACAATCAGCCTGTAGCTTTATATCAGTCTATGAGCAATTGGCCACTGATACCTTTAATATATTCTGTTTTGTGCATTGCCCacacttgtgggatcgatggtGTCATAAAATTCAATACACGTAAATCAGCacacaaatatttaaattgCAGCGATCCAATGACCGCTTTTATTAAAACTTCAAATTATGGATCTCTcataaattcattaatactgCAATATGCCTTGTCACACAGCAGCTTGCTGACGGTTCTCTTGAAGGCAGCCTCATCCAACTGCTTCACACCAAGAGGCAGCTTGTTAAAGAATTTTAGAGGCAGCTTGTTAAAGAATTTCAGAGGTAGCTTGTTGAAGAATTTTTTGCAGAAATCCTATAACTGGCCTGCGATTGGTGGAGGCGTCTCTTGGGGACATTCAACAGCTCAGGGTAGCCAGAGTATACTGTATCCTCTTGACATACACCACGCACTGGAGGATTTAGGTGATGTGGTAATGGAAGAGAGCGTGATATATCATCACAAGATACCTGTCAGTCACCAGGCCCCTTATCTTGAGCAGCAGGAAGTAAATGCGGGAGAGTCGGCTGGTTACCTGCTGTATGACTGTTCCACCTAAGTTTGCAGTCCAATACAAAACCCGGCAGCTTCACTGAATCCTGAGGGTCACGCAGTTCTCGTGACAAGCTGCCGATGATCCTTTGGGTTTTGTCCTTTTCCAGCTGAAATCGATTAGCATGGAACCATAAAGTAGCAGATCAAAGATGCTCCGTAGATGCCTCCAAAATCCTCTCAAGCTCAGCACCCTACTTCAGTAGATGTATCATCCGCAAACATTAAACCGTAAAGACCATCAACTTTTAACTACACTATAGATCAAAGTAAAAACACTTTTGTATTGGAACAGAATGAGAATCAGTGTTTTCTTTCAGCTGTTAATATACGAAAGCTTTATCAATTAATTGGAGTATAGGCATATTCAATTGGAGTCTAAACCGTTAGGTTCACTTTGCACATCTTCCAGATAAATCAGAAATCAACATTGGTTTTCCAAGTCGCTCTTCAGGAAAAAGGATCACATAAAAAAAACTTCCTGTTCTAATAATAGATACTTAAAAAATGCTCAACCATGATGGCAGATGTGATGTCCACATAGGCTCTAGACTTTGCTTGGGTGATGGgtgaaataattatgtaattatgAGATGAAGGACTTGCAATTCTAGGACTGTGGATTTCGAAACACTGGGAATGAATTTTAAgctcataaattatatttattgaagCCGGCTTAATTGCTCACCCGTCCTATGGAAGTACCAGGTGCTCTccttaattatttgaaaataataaataatattgttcaaaattcaataattttcgtTTGCAGTTGACGAGGAGTTTTTGCAGTACAGAGGATGATGCGACTAGTGGAGAAAAGCGAATCAAATCATTACTGAAGAAAGAATTTCCTAACGCAGCAGATATACATGTGAAAGATATTTCAGGTGACGAAAACTGACATACACTGATCCATTACTGCAAAATGTGCAAATGATATTTAGTTATCAATTGTTCACTATCAATAACTCTATCCGATATTACTTTTTTCGAAATAAAGCCAATCCACCTCTTAGTGAAGCCTatgtgaatatttattaataatgttCTCAAGATTCAAGATAGTTTTGTCTGCCAGATATTTTACAATGGAATAAGAGATTGAATAAGCTCGccataaaacaaaaatacaggGTACTAGTGTACAAGATACAGGTATATTGGTAGTGTACATGTACAAGATTCAACAGGAATTAAAGCAGCATTTACATAGGATACTCTAAGCACCTActcataattcattcattgaataagCTCtcttaatcaatttattctccACAACTCTTATAAACTTTGACTCGTATAATTGCAGTCTCTATACAGTATAGAGACGGCAATGCTCTTATAGACTGTTGTAAATTTAATTTGCTGAAATATGTGGCTATCCCTTGTTTTAGAGTCTTATTTGTCGGGTTGATAGATCTCTAATTACCGTGTTTACATAATTTCAGGTGGATGTGGATCAATGTATGCCATTGATATACGAGCTGGTGAAtttaaaaatctcaatattGTTAATCAACATCGACTTGTTCATAAAGTAAGTAAATATTTAACTCTGTTGTAGTTTAGGCATTGTTTCAAAGTAACCATTTAAAAACACTCAACTTAATTTTGGTTCAGAAATGAGGAATGCATTTACTCCTAAGGAGGAGTTTCATCAGCCTCAGCTTTTGAAACTCGGTGTCTGAACTGAAAAAGAGTTATTATgaagtgtttcgtcatggaaaacaacattaatTTAAATACCCAACTTTGTATTTTTGCAATGTTTAAAACAGTACACCTATCTCAAATATCTCAATGACTTAGCCGTCGGTCCCAGTTGTCTATAAACTGTATTCAAGTCAAGCCAGAAACCCGTGAATCATGTCTTTTTCGAAAAGATTTGTGCAGAAATAATGACAGTACTATAACCGTATATTCAGAGTAATGGGTTTCTGTGATAACTTAGTCAAACTTCTGGAGTGTTACTTACATTTGAGATTGCAATATGTTATAATACATAATCGTAAATCTGATTCCTTTTATTGTTCATCTGGCGTGCCACAGGGCTCTAATCTTGGGCCACTActttttctattattcattAACGATCTTCCTTCATTTGTTAAAAATTCTTCTTGCCTCATGTACGCTGACGATGTTAAACTATTCAGAGAAATAAAGAATGTCAATGATTGCACTAACCTTCAGAGGGATGTTGATAGTTTATTAGTCTGGTGTGAAACtaataaactgaaaataaatgTGGCCAAGTGCAAAGTTATTAGTTTCACTCGACAGTTGGCtccttttgaaaatatatataatattggtgGCACCCCTTTGGAAGAGATGAAAGCTTTCAGGGATCTCGGTCTAGTGTTTACCAGTGATTTTACTTTTAAGTGTCATGTGGACTTCATATGCAGTAGGGCTAATCAGCAGATGGGTTTCATCTTAAGGACATGCTCACCATTTAGTGATGTTGCCCCTCTCTTATTCTTATACAAGTCACTAGTTAGAAATCTCCTAGAATATGCCTCTGAGATCTGGAATCCATATTGCAGTGGCCAAATTCTCATTCTGGAGCGtttacaaaacaaatttctGAGATATATGTATTACAAGAAGTTTACTGTCTACTGTCCATTTGATATCCCAACTGATACGCTGAGGTGTATATTTGGAATGGAAACATTAAAATCAAGGAGGGATGTCAGATCCCTTATTTTCCTTTACAACTTACTTAACAATGAAATATATTCTGCTTATTTACTTTCTAAACTTAATATCTACATATCATCCATAGCTCGtcgttcttcattttcttttcttgtAACACGCTCCAGAACAGAGAgtcattataactctccaatTAATAGAATTCAAAGGCTTTTCAATCTCTTTTCTGGGCGCCTAGACGTCTTTGGGTGCTCTCGTGGCAGATTCCGCAACACTCTGAAGGGCTTAATTTAGGATAGATATTTGTAGCCAGGTTTCCGTAtgacatttttctttctctctttttttatgactttttttttcttctcattgcCCACATTATTTATGTGTACATTATCTGTTATTTCTGTATTGCATGGTTTGTACCCATGCAAGATATTTTAAGTGCATATTTTCCCACCTCCCATATTTTTATCTTGGAAAGTAGTTCCAGCAATAGTTAGGATTAGATAGATAGGAATCCTAGCTATAAGattggatttttttaaaatataaacacatatTAATTTCTTTTGTTAAGACGCttttttttgttatataatttattttgttattttattttactcttgTTTTATTCTCAGCTTTATGCTTATTTTAAatctaatattttttaatgaagaatgttgtaatgtttcaaggagacatttataagggtttaacctgttgtctccatgtatgtatttatgtaaataaataaatattacagtaTTTGGTCAATTTACATGCAGTAGGCGCCAAAAACGGCGTTGGCCCTGTATGTGCATGTTTTATTTGTACTTCAAAAAATACtctaattatgaaaaaatacacaatacaataatagaGATGAAAATGTAAAATGAGTGAAAATGAATGGTAGCAACATCTCTCGGCTTCTTCATAAAATTTCTTGGAATTCAGTGCTAGATGAGCTGACGGCCAATTCCATCAAAGCACGATGTTAAAATGATTGTATAgattaaattaatgtttataTAATATCACATACTTgattttctcattcaatattttattatttttcaggttctCAAAAAAGAAATTGAGGGTATGCATGGGTTGCAACTGAACACATCTTCAACTTGAGTGATGTCGCCATTGTCAGCTAAATGTtattctgtaaatatttattccTAGTATACTATATAGTGAATTGTTTTCTACTGGTTACActgaattaaaatatttgaacagttttgCTGTAGAaatgttttcatgtttttctATAGAAAACCTTTTGGTACAATTCCTTTATTTAGACAATGGGCcttatgaataaagttgagcatatgcttcattttctatgaataatcgTGAGCAAAACCTATGCACCATGTTCATGAGCATATGCTCAGTTTTTATTCATACTGCCAATAATTCATGCTCAAAACACTGCACAATAAACACTGAAAGATGATCGTTATTTTGATTTAATGGCTATTTCTCAATAATCGATTAAAAAAAAGCATCGAGTTTGGGGAATGAATTTAATAAACCATataacattttcatcaataatttttacTTAGGCATACATTAATACACATACGATTTCAGTTACAAAACAAGCTGGACTTAGTCATTAATACTATTAGAAGTATTTGATGACAGAGCAAAACCTGCTTCATGCTCaatttttataagaaaaacacattcagttattcattttataaacattattaatcaagaaTTGACATCGAACATACATACACTATTATTGTCCTACGATATTGATTCTTCACTTTGATATGGCTCTgaataacattgatatttttattattatgaaatgttAACTTGTTAATTCAAGTTCATtagaaaagcaaaaaaaaaaaattgttaaatatCGAGTCTACTATGTGTGAAGCAAACAATGTAATACATAGACAAAGTTTTAGGCTGTATCAGATTAATTCATATATATTTGAGTACTTGATAATTACTCAATAAACTGTAATTAAAATGGAGGAAACCTTCATTTTTTGAGAAGCGGTTTGTCACTGGTCGA
The sequence above is drawn from the Nilaparvata lugens isolate BPH chromosome 2, ASM1435652v1, whole genome shotgun sequence genome and encodes:
- the LOC111049964 gene encoding bolA-like protein 3; this translates as MLLSTILKFRFQIPVINRSRQNILTRSFCSTEDDATSGEKRIKSLLKKEFPNAADIHVKDISGGCGSMYAIDIRAGEFKNLNIVNQHRLVHKVLKKEIEGMHGLQLNTSST